TGGACAGGCAGGCGCCGACGCCGTCTACCCAGGGGCCAACCGGGCCGAATGGCTCCTGGCTGCGCTACCGCAACAAGTTCATCACCCCGGATAACGTGCAAAACGGCGTAGTGTTCTGGAATCAATATCAGGATGCGCTGCAGCGTGCCTGGCAGGTGTACGGCGTGCCGCCGGAGATTATCGTGGGGATTATCGGCGTGGAAACCCGTTGGGGCCGCGTAATGGGTAAAACCCGCATTATCGATGCGCTGGCGACGCTGGCCTTCGACTACCCGCGCCGCGCCGATTACTTCGCCGGTGAGTTGGAAACCTTCTTGCTGATGTCGCGCACCGAAGGCGACGATCCGCTCGAGTTGCGCGGCTCCTTCGCCGGTGCGATGGGCTACGGGCAGTTCATGCCTTCTTCCTTCAAAAGCTATGCGGTCGATTTCAACGGCGATGGGCATATCAACCTGTGGGATCCGGTCGATGCCATCGGCAGCGTGGCCAATTACTTCAAAGCGCACGGCTGGTCCAAAGGCGAGCCGGTCGCCATTCAGGCCAACGGCCAGGCGCCGGGGTTGGAAAACGGCTTCAAGACGCGCTACTCGGTCGCCGCGCTGGCCGAAGCCGGCCTGAGCCCGCAGGGTTCGCTCGGCGATAACCAAGAGGCCAGCCTGCTGCGGCTGGATGTCGGCACCGGCTACCAGTATTGGTACGGTCTGCCGAACTTCTACGTCATCACCCGCTATAACCACAGCACCCATTACGCCATGGCGGTATGGCAACTGGGCGAAGCGGTCGGGCGCTCGGCGCGCGGTGGCTTCTGACGCTGCGTCAATAAACGAAAAAGGCCGCTTGTGCGGCCTTTTTTGCATTCTGAGTAATCAGAAATCGTAGCGCAGACGCACCACGGTCATATCGCCGAGGTTGTCGGTGCTCGATGTCAGTACGTGCTCCACGTCAACGCGGAAACCGTAGTCGAACTGTACGGTCACCCCGAGGCCGTTATCGATGCGCTGGTAGTTGCGGCCGGTGATGTATTCCAGGCGGTCGCCCATGAAGTACGGCATCACCGATTTCACCGCGTACTGGCCAACCGGCACGGTATAACCGGCCAGGTATTCGATACCCCACGCATCGCCGGCGAAGTAATTATTAACGTCGGCTTTTTTGGTGGTCAGGAAGTCGTTGTAGTAACCGCCGCCGAAGGTCAGGGTCCAGTTGTCCGGTTTCCAGCTGATGGCGGTACCGAAAATGTTCTGGTCATAGCTCTTGCTGCCGCTGGTGGACGGATTGCGCATTTCGGCGCGGGTATAGTTCCAGGCGGTGCCCCAGGTCAGGTCCGGCGTAATGTGGTAATCCACACCCAGAGAGCCGCCGCCTTTGCGCTTGTAGCGCAGGCCGTTGCCCGGCAGGTAGTCGCTGTCGCTGAACAGGTACGAAGCGTAAACGTCCGCATCGCCGAAGCGGTTCTTGTACTTCAGCATTTTGCGTGAACGGTAAGAGCCGTCGTAGTCGCCGTTGATGCCGTTGCCCGGCGCCTGGGCCAGCATGTCGTAGTCCCAGATATCGGTCTTGGCGCCCACCACGTCATAATAAACGCTGTTCTGCTGACCGAAGGTCATCTGGCCCCAGGTATTGCTTTTCAGGCCGGTGTACAGCATGCGGCGGCTGGTGTTTCTCGCGCCGTCGGCATAGTGGTGATCCCAGTCAAACAGCGCCGGAATGTTCACGCCCAGCTCGTAGTAGCTGATCCAGCTGATATCGTCGAACAGATAGTAGTCCGCAGCGAAACGGAAGCGGGTGCCGCCGTCGAAGCCGTTACGCTTGTACGAGCCCTTGTCACCGTCGCCCGTCATGTTGTTGAACTGCGGACGAATACTGCCGCCAACGGTGAAGTTAAGGCGGCTGAGCGGATCGCCGGCCTGTGGATCTTGCTTCAGCAGGGTGATTTCCGCCTGAGCGGCGAACGACGCGCTGCCGATCGCCAGACCCAGCGCCACCGCTTGAGTCATTACGCGCAATTTCATTGCCATGTGTTATCCCTGTTTTAGGTATGACCGCCCTCATCAGCGCCGCCATGCCGATGTTTTGCGCAGAAAGCTGCATTTTTGCGCATTTTGACGGTTTTTTTGGTTTTTTAGCGGCGGGCGGCATTTGTAGCATAAACGGTAAAATAAATAATTACTTTTCTTGCTAATTATTGGCCGGTTTTTGACCATTTCGTGCGGTGAAAGTGGCCGCTCTGCCTCTCTCTCCACTCGGATGAATTCATTTAACGCCAAGGTTTATATTTTTCATTTGTCAGTCACCAACCCCAGCCTGTAATTTCAGCCATGCAAGAGATAATTAATTCCAGCCTGTCACCGCCGTATTAACGTGAGCCATTTTTGCGTAATCGGTTGGCAGGAATAAGCGATTGGGAGGTCGCCATGAGAAATCTGTTAATGCTGTTGGTGGGGCTGTTTTCATTACCGGCGATGGCGGCGGAGTCGCACGTTTGCCATTCTCAAGCTTATGATTATGCAGAGGTTAGTAAGTTAAGGTTGTCTGACGACACGCTGTTTTTCTGCCGCGACGTGGGACGCCTGACGATCCCTGAATTGGCGCGAAAAGGCTGGAAGGTGATTCACCTGGCGCAGCAAACTGAATATACCGACTCCGTCGACAGCGATGGCGAAGTTATTAAGCTTTATCAGGAAATCGTGGTGTATAAAGAATAACGCGACGGCAGCCTGTGATTATTTCAACGGCGGCGGGAATCCTATTATGAATGCAAGAATCGGTATCGACGGCAGGGCTGCCGCCGCCATGGTGATGCTATGCGCCATTTGGGGGATGCAGCAGGTGGCGATCAAGGCCGCCGAGCCGGATGTGTCGGCGGTGCTGCAAATTGCCATTCGCTCCGGTCTCGCCGCGCTGGGGGTTTACCTGCTGGCGCGTTGCCGCGGCGAGTGCTTCACCTGGGATCGCGCCACGCTGAGCGCCGGTTTGAGCGTAGGGGCATTGTTCGCGCTGGAGTTCTTTTTTGTCTCCGAAGGGCTGCGCTATACCAGCGCTTCGCATATGGCGGTGTTTTTGTACACCGCGCCGCTGTTTTCCGCTCTCGGCCTGCATTTTCTGATTCGCCAGGAGCGTCTGTCGCCGGTGCAGTGGCTGGGCATGCTCATCGCCTTTGGCGGTGTGGTGCTGGCCATATCGGGCATGGCCGAGGGCAGCGGCGGGGCCGATCGGCTGAAAGGCGATTTCTATGGCCTGCTGGCGGGGATCGCCTGGGGCGGTTCTACCCTGGTGATCCGTACCACGCGCCTGGCGGAGTGCCCGGCCAAACAGACGCTGCTGTTCCAGTTGACGGGCGCCTGTGTGCTGCTGTCGCTGCTGGCGCTGGCGACGGACAATTTGCACGTCGTCCTGAGCCCCGTGGCCTGGAGCAGCCTGTTGTTCCAAACGGTGATCGTGTCGTTTTTCAGCTACCTGATCTGGTTTTCACTGTTGCGCCGTTATCAGGCTTCCTCGCTGGGCATTCTCACCTTTATGACGCCGGTATTCGGCATCCTGGCGGGGGCCGTCATTCTCGGCGAACCGTTGCAAATTGAATTTGTATTGGGTGCTGTGTTGATCGTACTGGGGTTAATCGTAGTGAGTTGTTCATATCTTATTTATGTTGACCGAAGGGTGGCACCAAAAATATAAATTATGGATGTTGATGTACAGAACTACCAAATAAGCTGCGAAAGCCAATTCATTATTCAGCTGCAAATATCCCGCTATGCCTGGGGCGTGCCGCTGATTACGCTCAGCGATAACGGTGATTTTACCGTGATAAGAAGCCGAGGCTGGTCGAGGTTGGCTAATGGGATGCAATTGGAGGTTTATTATTTTGCCAATAATTCTCTGCTGACCTGGGATAAAAACCGCAAAAATATCTCTTATTCAAAGGCCGGCCGGCTCTACGCCTGCGCGCTGCATTTTTCTTATTCCCCCAAAGTATGGCGATAATCCTCTGGCCATCAGACCAGAGGGGAGATTTTCATGATCCACTGCTTAAACGCGAGGATCTTCGGCCACTGCCGCTCGGAGATGGTCGAGGTAAAATAGCAGTGCTCGCAGGGCACGGTCATGTCGGTGAACGGAATGATCAGTTCGCCGCTTTTGATCCAGTCCTGCACCAGATTGAGCCGCCCCATGGCGACGCCAAGGTGCCGCGTCGCGGCCAGCACGGCAAGATCGGAACGGTCGAACTCCATGCTTTTACTGTCGGTATCCAGCCCCAGCGCAAAGTGTTGCGACCAGGTTTGCCACTCATCTTCGCCGGAGTTGTAGCGATCGTGCAGCAGCGTGCAGTGGGCCAGGTTTTCCGGCGCATCGTACAGGTTATGCGTGGCGGCGTACTGCGGCGTGCAGATCGGCACCATTGATTCCTGCATAAAGGCTTCGTCCAGATGCCGCCCCGAGGGCAGTTTGCCGAAGTACATCGCCAGATCCACGCCGCGGTTGGCCAGGTTGATGATTTCCTGTCCGGTCAGAATATTGAGGTGAATGGTGGGGTGCTGGGCGATAAAGTCGCCGATGCGCGGCAGCAGCAGACATTGCACCAGGGACGGGTGCGAGTAGAGGGTCAAGGTTCCCGTCAACTCGCGATTTTTGATGTCCAGGATTTCCTGATTCAAGGTGTTGAAGGAACTGTCCAGCGCCCATTGCATGCGCTCGCCCTCCGGCGTCAGCGTAATCCGGCGATGAAAGCGTTGGAATAGCAAAAAACCCAATTCCTTTTCGAGCAAATTAATGCGGTGGCTCACGGCGCTGGGGGTGATCGACAATTCTTGCGCCGCCAGCGCAAAAGATAAATGACGGGCGACGCATTCGAAAGTATGCAGCCGGGAAAATTGATAGCTGGTCAGCGGGGTCGCCCGCTGCGAATGTTTTTTACTGGGGAACATGCTATTTCTCCATGCGCATAATACGGCAATATTAACATTTAATGGCGCGGAGGATAAACCCAGGCTGATTGATATATTCAGTTTTTACACTGAGAAATATCGTTATGTTGAAGGGAAATTAACTGGCTTGCATAACAACCGGAAATAACCGGCGGTGGGAGCGTTGAGTGAGAGGGTGATGATAATCTGCAATAGGACGAATATAATAAAAAGATGTGCCGTATAAGCAGCGAGTAAAGACGGTGTGCGGCAGCCTGAACGATAAAGGCTCATGTTCCCTGCGGGATATAGCGGTTTCGCCGCAACAATTCGTCGCATGGCGACACAGAATACGCGTTAATCCCAGCGGCAAACGAGCGGAGGCATCAATCGATAATACTGCGCCCCCTTAGGCCGATAGAACCGCGCCCGGTGGCTACCCACCGGGCGCGGCATTCAGGGAAAAGCGGTTTGTTCGCCGGCGCGTATCAACGGCGGCGCAGCAGCAGGCCGGTCAACAGGCCTGCGCCGGCAATGAGGGCCAATGCGGCGAGGGGGGTTTTCTTCATCATGTTGCCGGCGCAGCTCAGGGCATCGCCGTATTTTTCTTGCAGCACGCCCGCTGCCTGGCGCGCGGCGCCTTCGGCCTGCAAACGTTCGTTGCCGGTGACGTCGCCCGCGATTTCCTGCGCCTTGCCCGCCACTTTTTCCATCATGCCATTGGCTTTTTCGCTGTTCATTGTGATGCGCTCCTAAGGTTCGATCCGTTTGGCTTCCGCACAGGACGGAAGCCTGCATTTGCACCGCCATGTTATGCACTTCACTTGTGGCCTATAAGGGGCGTTTGCATCGGTTTGGGTAGTGCATTTGCAGGCTACTTGCCATTCCTGAAGGCCAGCCCACCGGTAAACAGCCCGCGTTCTCTGGCCCAGACGATGGCTTCGCTGCGGCTATGCACGCCGAGTTTGGAATAGACCGTCGCGACATGGTTGCGGATGGTGTTGAGCGCCAGATTGAGACGCGCCGCGATTTTCTTGTCCGGCAGCCCCTCGCAAATCAATTCCAGCACATCGCGCTCGCGCGGCGTGAGGTCGCTGGCGGTAAATCCAGCCTGGTCGGGCCGGTTGATGCTTTTCACGTTGGCCAGTTTTTCGATCAGGGTTTGGCTGAACCAGGAGGCGTCCTGCATCACTTCTTCGATGGCGCTTACCAGCTCCAGCTCCGAGCGTTTGCGTTCGGTAATGTCCATGAGCACCAGCAGATAACAGGGCGCATTGTGGATGCTGACGGCATCCGCCGAGGCCACACAGTCAATCGACTCGCTCCCTTTCTTGCGCACCCGGATGTCCAGCCCTTCGACGTTGCCGCTTTTTTCCAGGGCGGCAAACAAACGGCGGTTCGCCTCCGGATCGTCAATAAACGGGATCTCTCCGACCGTCTTGCCGATCAAGTCTTCGGCGTCGTACTCGGTGGTGCGGGTGAAGGCTTCGTTGACATCCAGCACGCGCCGCTCGTGCGCGGTACATAACAACGTCGGCACCGGGCTCAGGCGAAATGCCTTGGCAAACCGTTCTTCACTTTCTCGCAGCGCCGATTCCGCCTGGCGCCTGGGTTCGAGATCGGTAAACGTGAACAGCATGCAGTCGTCTTCATTGATATCCAAGGGTTGGCCGGCAACCACCACCAGCTTGCTTCCTCCGCCGGGCAGCTTCAGCTCGGCCTCCATCTGCGGAATGGTAGCGCCTTCCCCCAGGCGCTGAACGGCCAGTTCTTTGTGCTCCGCCTGTTCCAAAACGTCGAGTTCATAAACCGAACGCCCCATGACCTGTTCACGTTGGTAACCGGTCATATCAAGGAACCCCTGGTTGACCTTGACGTAACGCAGGTCGCTTAGCCGACAAATGACTGCCGGTGCCGGATTGGCGTTGAAGGTTTTTTCAAAGCGCTGTTCGGCGCTGGCCCACTCCGTCGCGTCGCTCAGGATCAGCGCCAGCAGCTCCGGTTGCCCCTGCGCATCGGTGATAATCAGGCTCCGCAGGCGGTGCACCCAGAAGCTGTCCGGATCGTCGACCTGCCGAACCTCCACCACCACATCGGTGAAGGTTTCGCCTTCGGCAACCCGGTTCAGCGGGTACTGTTCCAAAACCAGCGGATGATTGTTGCGATAGCGCAGGGCAAAACGCGCCGCGTACTCGCCGGCATTGGCCCCCAGAGCTTTCTGATGACTCACGCCATGCATGGTCAACGCGGCCTCGTTGGCCCATAGCAAGGTTTGATCGGTATCCGTCAGGATCACGCCGTCGGACAAGCCGGAGATGATTTGCTGCAGGTGGCCGCTGTGGGTTTCGCTGGCCAAAACGGATTGGCTCATGTGTTCTCCGCTAGACAGAAGGGGGGCGGCCTCTTAAGGGGGCCGCGGGTTACGCTATTCGCTGAGCAGCTTAGTGCATAACGTGCGTATTCGCAGGGTGTGAATGCACCAGGCATTCTGATGCAAATGAACCGGGACGGCCGACGACGCCGCGCGGCAGACTGAATTTGTCTGCGCGGTTACCCGCCGTGCGTGCAATCACTTGTCCAGAAAATATAAGGAACAACGATGACCACTGTCTATGAATCAAATCGCTTAGCGTTTCAGGTGTCATGGGGCTCGATATTGGCCGGGAGTGCCGTGGCGCTGGTGACTTATCTGACCTTCAGCGTGCTGGGCACGGCTATTGGTGCCCAGGCCGTGGATATGATGCAAAAGGGCAACCCGCTGAGCGGCTTTGGCACCGGCACCGGGATCTGGCTGTTGGTTTCAACGTTGGCATCGCTGGCCGCAGGCGCGTTCGTCGCCGGCCGCTCCGCACCGAATCGCGGCGGCTTGCATGGCTTGCTGAGCTGGGCGATCACCACCTTGTTGACCACCTGGCTGATGGTTTCATTGGCGAGCGGCGTAGTGGGGCTGGCGGGAAGCGCGGTGGGTAAAGGGCTTTCGCTGGCAGGCAGCGGCCTGGCGGCGGCAGCGCCAAACGTAGGCGAAGGCCTCAAGCAACGGCTGGATAAAAAGGGCATCAGCCTTGATTGGGGAAGCCTGGAAAATCAGTTGAACGCCACGCTTAAGCAGACTGGTAAGCCGGAGCTGGATCCTGCTCGGTTGGAGCAGAAAGCCAATCGGGCGGCCGCCGACGGCAAACAGTCGGCCGTGGATGCCGCGGCCGATCCGACGCAGACCGCCACCGAGCTTAAGCAGTGGTTCGAGCGCGTCAAGCAGTCCGGTGAGCCGGCGTTGAGCGCCGCCGATAAGGACGCGCTGGTGAGTATCGTTGCGGCACGCACCGGCAAGAGCCGCGATGAAGCGAGCCAAATCGTCGATAACTACGCCCAGGCTTACCAGCAGGCGGTGCAGAAGGTGGAAAAACTCAAGGCCGAGGCCGAGCAGAAAGCGCGTGAAGCGGCCGATGAAGCGGCCAAACAGCTGTCTCGCGCCGCGTGGGGTTCACTGTTGGTGCTGCTGTTGGGCGCTGCGTTGAGCGCCGGCGTGGGGCGGATTGCCGAATCAACCCGCCGCATTGTCGCGGTAAGTTGAGATGAAAAAAAACCTGTCGTGCATCTCGCTGAATTATCGAAAAGTAGCGGGGGCCTCTGCTCCCGTGCTCGTCATCGATTTCTGCAACGAGAACAACGAGCGTTATACCCTGCGCTACAACCTGCCGCCGGATACCCCGGAACGCACCGAGCGGCGGGTATCTTTGCTGCTGTACCTGTTGCGTAAGCACAGGTCCGCAGAGATCGACAACCTGGCTGATTAATCAGGCCGTTAATGAAAAGCCCAGCCTCGCGTGCTGGGCTTTTTGTTTGCGGCCGCAGGCCGTTCTGACAACAAGGCGCGGGTGAGTCGGCTCGGCATTTTACCGGGGGAGAGATGGGCGATTCATGGGAGTCGGCAGGGTTCCCAATGGGCGCGGTTTGTAAAACAGGGCATCGAGCAAGGTTGGTTAAAATATCCGTTTTCTCTGCGCAGGAACGATAAAAAAGAAACGCGCTATTGCGACGCGAGATTATTGAGACCGATGTTCAGCCTTGAGCTTATCTCTCCCGTATTCTTTTACTGCCGGTCATACTTTATATCTCTTTCGCAGTACGTTTTATCGGCGGGCCAAGCATATAAAATGCGTTTTCATTTGTGATGATGAAATTCCTATTCGGCCATGCAATCTGGCTGTAAAAAACACTTTAAGGTAAAACAATTAGCAAAAAGTGTGATTCTGCCTGGTGTGGCAAGTGCATCTTTGATGAGTGCACTTTACGCGAGTTGATTTTGTTTTATGGGTTTCTTGCGGAGAGATTTATATAACATGATCATTTTCAGTTATTTATGTGATAGTTTTTCCTATGCCGAAAAAAATGAATTGACAGGCTGGTTTTTTTTAGGATTAATCTTAATGACTTGGTTTGGTTGGTTAACGATTTTAATAAAAAGGACGAGAATCTTATAAAAGCAAGGAGCACATATGGATTACAGAAAAGATATTCTTTTGCAGGTGTTGGAGTATATGGAAAAGAATATTGTCGAGGGGCTGACAGTTGAAAAGGTTTCCATTATATCAGGTTACTCTAAATGGCATTTGCAACGGCTGTTTAAGCATTATTTTGGTATAACGCTAGGGACTTATATAAGGAATAGAAAACTGAGTCGCTCTGCTATTCTGCTTAAACAGCACCAAGGGAACATATTGGATGTCGCCCTGGCATCCGGGTTTGCCTCTCAGCAATGTTACACGCGGGCATTCAAACGTTTCTTTGGCGAAACGCCCAACAGCTTTAGAAACAGCCGCGGATGGGATTTTTCCACGCAGATCCCGCCGTATGGCAACGATAAGAAACCCTACTTCTACCACACGGTCATGCCGGATGACATTGAGATGTTAAAGCATTACAAATCACTGATTTTTCATTCCATAAGAAAATTCAGAGATGCCGGTGACATTGCACAGACCAATGAGAAATGGTTAAGCAAGCAGCGGGGGACATGTAATGTGGAAAAGAACAGGAGTAATAAATGGCATTCCAACAGCAAGGGGCAAGAGGTTTTTCATTCCATCTTTAACTTCTATATCCCTATGGGTAAATATATTGTCATCCCCTTTACGGGGGAGTTTTCAGAATATATTGACTTTTTCGATGTAATGTATGACGCTTATCTGCCTGCCATCAATGTCAAAATGCGGGAGAGTTTTTTTATAGAGTTATATAGGCAAGAGGATCTAAATGGCAAGGTTGTCAATGTCGATATACTTATTCCTGTGACATAGTGATGAGGCAAGAAGACATCATGAATAGAGAAAAAACTCTCGACTCGATTAATAAGCGCCATCCAGCTCGCTTTATGCTACCTTCTATATTGTCTGAACTTGGTCGAACAATCGTTGCCGGCTCAGGCCGGCAAGCCATTCAATTAACTGCGGTGTTAATTTCTCTCATGTTTTCAGGAAATGCGATGGCCAATAATCGGGAACATCAGCAAATAGCGTTAGTCGGTACCTGGACCCATATTCCGAATGCGCCTGCGGTGCAGAAACCGGCAAGACCCAGTGAAGGGCTCTATCGCCTGGCGGTTAATGGCGACGGCACGTTAACGCTGCTCGACGTGGTTAAAATGAACAGCCCATCGTGGATCGTAAAATCTCGCGATGGCCGTTTCGCCTATGCCACCAATGAGGAAAACGCGGGAACGGTGACCGCCTTGGCAATAGACGAAGCTGGCAGCGTGCGGGTGCTGAATACGGTGAGCAGTGCGGGCCAGCAGCCGACGCATGCCACCCTCAGCCCGGATGGCAAGTTTCTGTTTGTCGCCAACTACTCCGTCGCCAAAGGCGGCGCGGGGATGACGGTATTGCCAATTGGCAGTGACGGCAAACTGGGTGAACGGGTGCAGCATTATCCGTTTATATCAGGTTCTGGCGCCGTGCAGGGGCGTCAGGAAGGGGGCCATGCGCACTCAACCACCTTCAGCCGCGATGGTAAATATCTGTATGCGGCGGATCTCGGCGGGGACAAGCTGCACGCCTATCGCTATCGCTCGGATAGCGCACAGCCGCTGCAGGCGGACGCATCGCGCGATGTCAGCTTTGCGCCAGGCGCCGGCCCAAGACACATGGTGTTCTCGCCGAAAGGTGAGTATGCCTATGTCATCACCGAAATGGCGGGTGAAATCGAGGTGTTTACCGTCAGCGACCATCGATTGACGCAACAAGGGAAAGTGAAACTGAACGGCGGGCAGGATTCAGCGGAGGCGAAAAGCGGCGGAGCCATTATCCTCAGCCCGAGCGGCAGATATCTTATTGCCACCAATCGCGGTGCCGATAACCATTTGCTGGTATTAAAAATTGGTGGGGATGGGCTGCCAGGGGAGACGACGCGCTATGAGGCTGGCGGCATTGAACCGCGTGCGCTCGCTTTCGATGCCACCGGCAACCATCTTTATGTCACGAATGTGTTCACCAATACCGTTACGCTGTTCGATTTCGATGATGAGACGGGTGAGTTGAAGGCCAGAGGCGAGGCGGCGACGATTGCTACGCCGACGGATATTAAATTTTTCAATTAACGCCGATCATAACGCGCGGGGGAAATCGGGTCTGAGGCGTGGAGAAGGGGGATTGCGGGTGCCAATGATGGGGAATGGCTTGATAATAAATAATGGCGTCCCCGACTGGAATCGAACCAGTAACTAGCCCTTAGGAGGGGCTTGTTATATCCGTTTAACTACGGGGACGCTGCGGACCGGCAACCGAAGCTGCCGGGGCATTATACCTTTTTTTACCCGCAGAATAAGCGCTTAGCGGCGCGTTTGCTCAATACCTCGCCAGTTCGCGCCGAAATTTCCTCGGCTAACCGACGGCGATCACGGTTTTTCCCCGCCGTGGCGCCGTTTTTCCTCTTGCACGCGCGCCGCCTTATTTTTGGCGCTCAAATCGTTGCGGATTTGCGCGTGGCTTATCAGCGCAAAGATAAAGGTGCCGCCGATGATGTTGCCCGCCAGCGTCGGCAGGGCGAACGGATAGACGAATTCCTGCCACCCAATCGCGCCGTTGAACACCAGATAGAGGATCTCCACCGAGCCGACCACGATATGCGTCAAATCGCAAATCGCCACCAGGTAGGTCATCAACACGATCACCCAGATTTTCGCCGCGCCGGCGGCTGGGAACATCCATACCATGGTGGCGATGATCCAGCCGGCCAGGATGCCGTTGGCGAACATTTCTCCCGGCGTATGGCGCATCACCTCTTCACCCAGGCTGATGAAGGCGCGGCGCGTTTCGGCATCGAACAGCGGCATATGGGTAAACGCCAGCGCCGCCAGCGCGGTGCCGATCAGATTGCCGAGCAGCACCACGCCCCACAGGCGCAGCAGGATAAGCAGGTTGCGCGGCGTGGACTTATGCATGATTGGCAACACCGCCGTGACGGTGTTTTCGGTAAACAGCTGCTGGCGCGCCATAATGACAATGATAAAACCGAAGGTGTAGCCGAGGTTCTCAATGAAAAAGCGGCTGGGATCGTCCGGCAAGCGGGCGTGGAAAATGCCTTTTGCCGCCAGCGAGGCGCCCATCGACAGCCCGGCGGCGATCGCCGACCACAGCAGCGCCAGCCCGTCGCGCTCCAGCTCTTTTTCGCCTTCCATCCGGATCTGTTCATGCACCGCCGCCGCGCGCGAAGGCAAATTTTCTTCCCTGACTTCGATTTCGCGTTTGCCCTGTTCCTGCTCTTCACTCTCTACCCGCATCGTTTCATCCTGCTCATGCTCCTGGCGTGGCTGTTCGTTCATTCTGTCGCTCCTGCTCAATAAGGGTGAGGTCACGTCATTAAGCGTAGTTGCCCGGTCTAAATGCGGCGAAATACAGAAAAAGGTAACAAGAGTTAAAATCCGCCGCTTTTTTCCGCGCATTCTTGATCCTGCTCGCCATATTGGCCCCTCGGCGCGCCCGCCGCAGGCTGCGTGTGGGGAAAGGCTTATGCTATGATTCGCTATCCCAAAGAAAAATATGAGTTCCCCGATGCTGGAAGCCAAAAGTCTGAGTTGCGTGCGCGATGAACGCATCCTGTTTAGCGAGCTAAGCTTTTCAGTTCAGCCGGGCGATATCATTCAGGTAGAAGGGCCGAACGGCGCGGGCAAGACCAGTTTGCTGCGCATCCTCGCCGGTCTGGCGCGGCCGGACGGCGGTGAGGTGTGCTGGCGCGGGCGCAACACGCTGCGCGATCGCGCGGCGTATCAGCAAGATTTGCTGTTTATCGGCCATCAACCGGGCATCAAAGCCGTATTGACACCCTTCGAAAATCTGCAGTTTTATCAGGCGGTGCGCGGTGCGGCCGAGCAGCAGGCCATCTGGCGCGCGCTGGAGCAGGTGGGGTTGGTGGGCTACGAAGATCTGCCGGTGGCGCAGCTTTCCGCCGGGCAGCAGCGGCGCGTGGCGTTGGCGCGATTGTGGCTCAGCGCGGCGCCGCTGTGGATCCTCGATGAACCGTTGACGGCAATCGATAAACAGGGCGTGGCCGAGTTGATTAGCCTTTTTGAACAACATGCGCAGCGGGGCGGCATGGTATTGTTGACCACGCATCAGGATTTGGCCGGCGTCAGCCAAACGGTGGGCAAAATTCGTTTGGCGGAACACGACGCGGGGAGTTTGTGATGTTTTTGACTCTGGTGCGTCGCGAATTGAAGATCGCCTGCCGTAAAGGGTCGGAGATCGTCAACCCGCTGTGGTTTTTCCTGATTGTGATCACGCTGTTCCCGCTGGGGATTGGCCCTGAACCGCAGCTGCTGGCGCGCATTGCGCCGGGCATCGTGTGGGTGGCGGCGCTGCTGGCCTCGCTGCTGTCGCTGGAGCGGCTGTTTCGCGACGATTTCCTCGATGGCTCG
Above is a window of Serratia nematodiphila DZ0503SBS1 DNA encoding:
- the dsdC gene encoding DNA-binding transcriptional regulator DsdC, whose translation is MFPSKKHSQRATPLTSYQFSRLHTFECVARHLSFALAAQELSITPSAVSHRINLLEKELGFLLFQRFHRRITLTPEGERMQWALDSSFNTLNQEILDIKNRELTGTLTLYSHPSLVQCLLLPRIGDFIAQHPTIHLNILTGQEIINLANRGVDLAMYFGKLPSGRHLDEAFMQESMVPICTPQYAATHNLYDAPENLAHCTLLHDRYNSGEDEWQTWSQHFALGLDTDSKSMEFDRSDLAVLAATRHLGVAMGRLNLVQDWIKSGELIIPFTDMTVPCEHCYFTSTISERQWPKILAFKQWIMKISPLV
- a CDS encoding porin; the protein is MAMKLRVMTQAVALGLAIGSASFAAQAEITLLKQDPQAGDPLSRLNFTVGGSIRPQFNNMTGDGDKGSYKRNGFDGGTRFRFAADYYLFDDISWISYYELGVNIPALFDWDHHYADGARNTSRRMLYTGLKSNTWGQMTFGQQNSVYYDVVGAKTDIWDYDMLAQAPGNGINGDYDGSYRSRKMLKYKNRFGDADVYASYLFSDSDYLPGNGLRYKRKGGGSLGVDYHITPDLTWGTAWNYTRAEMRNPSTSGSKSYDQNIFGTAISWKPDNWTLTFGGGYYNDFLTTKKADVNNYFAGDAWGIEYLAGYTVPVGQYAVKSVMPYFMGDRLEYITGRNYQRIDNGLGVTVQFDYGFRVDVEHVLTSSTDNLGDMTVVRLRYDF
- the mltB gene encoding lytic murein transglycosylase B, which codes for MRHLVALLPLITLLAACSSTPKPSTTATPQSAPVKGGFLLSPAHSGAPLGGDFANNPNTARFIEKMVQEHGFDRQQLHDVLAQARRLDSVLRLMDRQAPTPSTQGPTGPNGSWLRYRNKFITPDNVQNGVVFWNQYQDALQRAWQVYGVPPEIIVGIIGVETRWGRVMGKTRIIDALATLAFDYPRRADYFAGELETFLLMSRTEGDDPLELRGSFAGAMGYGQFMPSSFKSYAVDFNGDGHINLWDPVDAIGSVANYFKAHGWSKGEPVAIQANGQAPGLENGFKTRYSVAALAEAGLSPQGSLGDNQEASLLRLDVGTGYQYWYGLPNFYVITRYNHSTHYAMAVWQLGEAVGRSARGGF
- a CDS encoding helix-turn-helix transcriptional regulator, with the protein product MSQSVLASETHSGHLQQIISGLSDGVILTDTDQTLLWANEAALTMHGVSHQKALGANAGEYAARFALRYRNNHPLVLEQYPLNRVAEGETFTDVVVEVRQVDDPDSFWVHRLRSLIITDAQGQPELLALILSDATEWASAEQRFEKTFNANPAPAVICRLSDLRYVKVNQGFLDMTGYQREQVMGRSVYELDVLEQAEHKELAVQRLGEGATIPQMEAELKLPGGGSKLVVVAGQPLDINEDDCMLFTFTDLEPRRQAESALRESEERFAKAFRLSPVPTLLCTAHERRVLDVNEAFTRTTEYDAEDLIGKTVGEIPFIDDPEANRRLFAALEKSGNVEGLDIRVRKKGSESIDCVASADAVSIHNAPCYLLVLMDITERKRSELELVSAIEEVMQDASWFSQTLIEKLANVKSINRPDQAGFTASDLTPRERDVLELICEGLPDKKIAARLNLALNTIRNHVATVYSKLGVHSRSEAIVWARERGLFTGGLAFRNGK
- a CDS encoding CsbD family protein, giving the protein MNSEKANGMMEKVAGKAQEIAGDVTGNERLQAEGAARQAAGVLQEKYGDALSCAGNMMKKTPLAALALIAGAGLLTGLLLRRR
- a CDS encoding DMT family transporter, which encodes MNARIGIDGRAAAAMVMLCAIWGMQQVAIKAAEPDVSAVLQIAIRSGLAALGVYLLARCRGECFTWDRATLSAGLSVGALFALEFFFVSEGLRYTSASHMAVFLYTAPLFSALGLHFLIRQERLSPVQWLGMLIAFGGVVLAISGMAEGSGGADRLKGDFYGLLAGIAWGGSTLVIRTTRLAECPAKQTLLFQLTGACVLLSLLALATDNLHVVLSPVAWSSLLFQTVIVSFFSYLIWFSLLRRYQASSLGILTFMTPVFGILAGAVILGEPLQIEFVLGAVLIVLGLIVVSCSYLIYVDRRVAPKI